Part of the Halalkalibacter krulwichiae genome is shown below.
GCCAAACAAATGTTGGAAGACGCAGGTGTCGAAATCATGCAAGTTGAATTGGATGAGGAAAGTCTTGACCAAACACACCATCAAAAGAAACAATTTGTTGAACACTTGTTGACTAAACTTGAACACCTTACAATTGAACAAGAAGAAGTTCGTCAATTAAAAGAGCAAGCAAATCATTTATTTACTCAAAGTTTCTTAAAGGGGTGAGGGAGATCAGTCCGCTGTTCTTCTTCATCCCCATTTCAGCAACCCTCGGTCTATTCCTCGCGCTTCGAGAGCCGAATACTATGTATTTTGGTATCTTGATCACTTTCTTAATTTTTTGTTTTACTCATCGTACATTTTTTAAGGAGAAGGTTCTGCTCGTAACGATCCCGTTTGTTTTATACTATCTCATAGGGTTGAATGCAGTTGAGCAAAATCAAACGAGCTACGAAGAAGGAAGTCAGAATGTTTACGGAGTTATTCAGACGATTCCGACCATTGATGGTGACTCTATGTCAATGAGATTGAAAAGTAATACAGGTGAGATGATTCAAGTTCAATCTTTTATCTATCATCAAGAAGATCAGCTAAAAATGAAGACTTTGGCTCCTGGTGATGCTTGTATGATTACGGGAGATCTTTCTAAACCACTTCCGCCAACAAACTTTAGTCAGTTCAATTATAAGCAATATTTGTTAAATCATAATATCATTTGGATTTTGAGACCTGAGCAGGGTGGGATCGCTTGTATCCAGGGACGCGCTGAATTACTCAATTTATTTCAACGTTTTAGACAAAAGCATATGATGCGAATAGTTGATGAAGTGGATCCGAGCTTTAGTGGAATTATGAATGCATTAGTGTTTGGGGACCGTAACAACTTAGATGGTGATCTTCTCAAGGCGTATCAGCATCTTGGGATTATTCATTTATTAGCTGTATCAGGTTTGCATGTTGGAATGCTTGTATCTATCCTCTTTTATGTATTGATCCGATTTGGTCTGGCAAGAGAAAGAGCTATGGAGATTATGATTGTGATTTTACCTGTCTACATTATTTTTGCTGGTGCCGCTCCTTCCGTAATAAGAGCTTCAATAATGGCTATGGTTGTTTTGCTTAGCATGCGATTTAGAAAAAAACTTTCGCCGATAGCAGGAATTTCCCTTGTGTATCTAGGATACTTAGCAATTAATCCATTAACCCTTTTTCACCTGGGTTTTCAGTTGTCTTTTTTAATCTCGTTTGGTCTTATCATCTCAGCACCAACTATTATACAGAAGTATCAACACCCAATTTCACAATTGATAGTCATAACATTTTTAGCACAATTGCTTTCATTTCCACTGATCTTGTATCATACATTTGAATTTTCATTGTTGAGTCTCCCCCTAAACCTTGTTTATATCCCCGTGATCACAACAGTTGTATTACCTTTAACCCTTTTAGCATTTTTGCTTTCTTTCTTCCTTCCAGCTGGTATTAATTTGCCCTTACTCGTTCTTGAACTCGTGTATTCTACTTTTCACCCTCTGTTACTTGAGGTTTCGGATTGGTCTTTGGCAACTATTGTTTTTGGAAGACCTTCTGTGATTTTCGTTGCTGCTTTCTACGGTGTCATTCTAATTGGATGTATAAAGTGGGAGAATGGAACACGAAATTGGTGGGTAGCTCCAGTTACAATTTTTGGTCTTTTGTGTTTTTGGCAATTGAGTTCGCCTTATTTCAATCCAGAGGCAAAAGTAACGGTTATTGATGTCGGGCAAGGAGATAGCATTCTAATTGAATTACCTTTTAGAAGAGCAGTTTATTTAATTGATGCAGGTGGTACAGTTTCGTTTACAAATGAGGATTGGCGAAACAAGAGAAAGCCTTTTGATGTAGGGGCTGATATTGTCATCCCTACCTTGACAGAAAGGGGGATAAAGAAGTTAGATAAGTTAGTCTTAACGCATGGTCATTTAGATCACATTGGTGGTGCGATGGCTTTGGTTGATGCGATTAAAGTAAAGGAAGTTTTATATGGGAAAGGACCTGTTGAAGGAGAATTTGAGCGTGATCTCCTTCTCCGTTTTATAGAAAAAGGTACGCAAATCCATTTTGTTGAAGATGGAATGAGTTGGAGCAAGGGGCGGCCTATTTTTCAATCCTTTCCCCAAAAGGACAAGAACATGATTTGAATGAGAGGTCGATCGTTATATATAGTAATATCGAAGGGATCTCTTTTTTGTTTACAGGAGATCTTGAAGAGGAAGGCGAGAGGCGTCTGCTTTCGAGGTATCCGGGGTTAGAAGTCGATATATTGAAAGCTGGTCATCATGGGAGTCGGACTTCGACAACAGAAATTTTTGTTAAGCAATTAGAACCACAACTAGTGCTCATATCTGCCGGTAGACAAAATAGATTCGGACATCCACATCCAGAAGTAACCGATCGGTTACAGGAGTTTGAAATTCCCGTTTTACGAACTGATTTAAATGGAGCTATTGAATTAAGGCTAAACAAAGAGCAACTAAAAGTTCGAAGTGCTTTAAACCCTTAAGAAAAAGGAGGATGACATCTGTCATCCTCCTTTTCTAAGAGTGTCAGGCTCTTTTGATTACATAGCACTAAATACATCAACAATATTCGCGATAATAAATAGTGTAGCAAAGAAACCAAAAGGAATGATAAACCCGACAGCAGAATCAATAGCATCGTTTCGTTTACATTGTACTTCTTTTTCAAAATGCATCAGACATTCCTCCTTTATCAAATTAAGTATACGGGATCGGTCGAAAAAATACTAGGTAGATTCACTTGTTCCTGAACAAAATCTAGGATGTTCAAGAAATTGTTAGAAAGTGACTTTTTGATTGGTATGACTGTAAAGAGTTGTCACCTATAGTTTTGAACTGCATAGGATATTATAAATAGTGAAGGCGGTCATGATTATCGTCATAAATAAGAATACCTGGGGTCTTATTTTATGGCGTTTATCATAAATGGGATCTGGCATTTTCGGGCTAGATCCTTTTTCATTTCTCTTGTCAAGTGCTTTGAGATTGTCTATTCTTAAGTGGGTAGACAAGCAATAATCTAAAGCGTAGCTTGCCCATATTTAATGTAGTTATACCAAATAAATGAGGAATGAGAATATGTCATATATTGCTATAAAAAAAGAAGTAAAACGGGGCGATGTCAGACCTGTCTACTTTATGTATGGAACGCAAAGTTTTTTGATGGAAGACTTACTGTTGGACATAATTAGGCAAACAGTTGGTTCGCAAGATGATCCAAATGTTATAACATATAGTTTACAAGATGTGTTATTAGATACTGCGGTTGAAGAAGCGGAAACCTTCCCATTCTTTGGAGGAAAAAAAATCGTTATCGTTAAAGAATTCTCTCTTGTAACGGCTCAAAAACAAGACTCTAAATTAGATCATGATGTAAATCGTTTATTACAATACATAGCAAGCCCGGCGCCTGAATCTATTCTGATTTTATTAACACCATTTGAGAAATTAGATGAAAGAAAAAAATTGACAAAAGAGCTAAAAAAAAGAGCGGCTGTAGTAGATTGCTCCCCTTTTGATGACAAATTATTGTTGCAGTGGTTGGATGCACAAGCTCATGCTAAAGGTTTTACCTTTTCTCCAGGTGGAAAAGAGCGGTTGCTTGAACGTTTAGGGCCACAATTATTACAGCTTGTTTCTGAGATGAATAAATTAGCATTGTATGTTGGCGATGGTGGAGTTGTGGATCAAGAAGTAGTGGATTTATTAGTTGCGCGTTCCCTTGAACAAGATGTCTTTGCACTCATTGACTATGCAGTAAAAAAACAACTTGATAAAGCTTTGGTAATATACCATGACTTGTTAAAGCAAAAAGAAGAGCCGTTAAAGTTACTTGCTCTCATAGCGAGGCAACTTCGAATCTTCTATCAAGTGAAGGAGATGGGGCGTCGCTCCTATTCTCAGAAGGATATAGCATCACAATTAAAGCTTCATCCTTATGTGGTAAAGTTGGCTAGCCAGCAAGTGAATAAATTCCAAGATAAACAATTACTGCATTTGCTTGAATCAGCCGCGGATGCAGATTATGCTATTAAGTCAGGAAAAATGGAAAAGACTCTGGCTGTAGAATTGTTACTAATGAGGTTATCATCTTTGGATCAAAGTTAACCCAAATATAATAGTAAAGAAAAAAACACACGAGTCGATCGTGTGTTTTTTTCTATCAGGCTTATTATGCAGAAAGACCGTTTAGCTTTTTAGCAAGACGAGACTTTTGACGAGATGCTGCATTTTTATGGATAAGGCCTTTGTTAGCTGCTTTATCAAGCTTTTTGCTAGCTTCAACGAAAGCTGCTTTAGCTACTTCAACGTCACCAGCTTCAACTTTTGTTTCAAAGTTTTTAATTGCAGTACGTAGAGCAGACTTAACAGAAATGTTCTGTGCACGACGCTTGTCAGTTGTTTTAACGCGCTTAATTGCAGATTTAATATTTGGCATATCATTCACCTCCTAAATAAATGTGTTTGAGGTTTGATCCCGGTCCATCTATTATGAACGGTTTCGTTTCTTGTTCATGTATCATACATACAACAAATTGCATTCTACCAAATCCAAGAGGAAAAAGCAATACCAGAATGAAAACAAGCATGCTCGGAAACACTACAATCACAAGAGATTCTAAAGTAGGAGAGTGGATTAAATGTCTGAAGAACTTAATTTAGAACAATATCAAATACGAACGGATTTAGCGGTTGAAGCTCGTCAAATGGTGTTAGAACAAGAAGAAAGGAAAGGCAACCCTGTTAAAGATGTAAGTGGCGTACAGGTAAAGGAAGAAGAAATTGACGGAGTTTCTGTTACTCGTGTGTCGATAGATGAAGTTGGGGCAAAAAGACTTGGTAAGAAAAAGGGGAATTATCTAACCTTTGAATCACTTGGAATACGTAAAAAGGATACAGAAATCCAAGAGAAAATGGAACGAGTTTTTGCTCAGAAGTTTCATGAATTCATGGTTGAAATTGGAATTAAGGATACAGATACTTGTCTAGTCGTCGGCCTAGGTAATTGGAATGTAACTCCGGATGCATTAGGACCGATTGCAATTGAAAACTTACTGATCACAAGACATTTATTTCAATTGGCGCCAGAACAGGTGCAAGAAGGTTTTCGACCAGTAAGTGCTGTTACACCAGGTGTTATGGGATTAACGGGGATTGAAACAAGTGATGTTATCTATGGAATTATTGAAAAAACGAAACCTGATTTTGTCATCGCGATAGATGCATTGGCTTCCCGTTCAATTGAACGCGTTAATGCAACCATTCAAGTGTCGGATACAGGGATTCACCCAGGGAGTGGTGTTGGAAACAAACGAAAAGAACTAAGTCAAGATGCCTTGGGTATTCCGGTTATTGCTGTTGGAATACCAACTGTCGTAGACGCAGTTTCGATTACAAGTGATACCATTGATTATGTATTAAAGCACTTTGGGCGTGAAATGAAAGAAGGAAAGGCACCTTCGCGTGCTCTTGCTCCTGCAGGCATGACATTTGGCGAGCAGAGAAAACTTACGGATGATGATTTACCAGATGAAACAAAACGAGAAACGATTATGGGGATGGTGGGGAACTTACCAGATAATGAAAAGCGCCAACTTATTCGTGAAGTGCTCGCTCCATTAGGTCACAATTTAATGGTAACACCTAAGGAAGTAGATGTATTTATTGACGATATGGCTAACGTCATTGCTACTGGCCTGAATGCAGCATTGCACCATAGTATTAATCAGGATAATGTAGGTGCCTATACTCACTAGAAATTATCGCTTAAAATACACAAAAACTTAATGGTCACTAAAAGCGCTTCGTATGAGGCGTTTTTTTCTTTTTTTTGTTCTATTACTCTTTATCCCGGCATACAACTGGTTTAGAAGCTCCTAACAATCTAATAGTGGACAAGTATAAGAATTGAACTCAACTTAAAAGTAGGAGAAGGGATGAGGCCATGAAAAAGAAACAATTTCGCAGCTTCACGGTTTCAATTAATCGGACGAGCTTAAAAAAACTAATCGTCATGACAATTATCGCAATCATGGCATTGTTTATTTTTACTGGCATGCTAACATCATTTGAGCCTGGTTATGGACTCGCATCAAACCAAGTGCATGAGTGGGCAACAGGTATTAAAGGAGAAGACTTTGTTCATGTACTGGGGATGGAGAATAAATATTTTACTGAGGCTTTACCTGATGGGAGTAAGCCACCAAGTTTATCCAATATAGCTTTTCAAGTAGCGACTAGTATCAATCCTGATGATCCCCGAAGTTTACTAGGGAGAGAGCTACCTGGATTTGCGTTATTTGATGGACAGATTCTAGTAGCCGGGGAAGGGACAGACTATACGAATTTACCTGTAGAGTCAGCTCCTCCAATGGACGTAATTATGGCAGAAAGAGAAGCAACAAAAGAAAGTTTAGCTAAATTAGAGCAACTTGAAAAAGAAGGGGAGCAAGTTCATGGTTCTACAGATGGCAAGCAAGTTGTCCATATCATACATTCACATAACTATGAATCTTTCTTACCGGAGTTAGAAACAAATAATCCTGATGAAGCTCATCATAGTAAAATCAATATCACTCTAGTAGGGGAGAAATTATCTCAAGAATTAGAAAAGCGTGGAATTGGGGTTGAAGTAGAGAAACGAGATATACAAGGAAAGTTAAGGGACCGCGGTTGGCAATATAACAAATCCTATGATGCTTCTAGAGAACTTGTTGAGGAGGCGATGGGCAAAAACGGAGATTTAGAGTTCTTCTTTGATTTGCATCGGGACTCCTTGCCTAGAGATCGAACAACCGTAACGATTAATGGAGAAGAGTTCTCCAGAATTGTATTTGTTATTGGAGGCAATCACGATAACTATGAACAAAATTTCAAATTAGCTGAGGATCTTCATAATTCATTAGAAGAGAAATACCCAGGATTAAGTCGTGGTGTTATTTTAAAACAAGGACGCTTAACAAATGGACGCTTTAATCAAGATTTATCAGATCGGGCCATTTTAATGGAGTTTGGTGGAGTTGGAAATACGCTAGAAGAAAATTATCGGTCGGCAGAAGCTGTTGCTGAAGTATTCTCTGAATACTATTGGAATGCTCAATCAGTAGACGGTCAATAAGGAGAGGAAAACAATGAAAAAGCTGGTTGTGAGAACTCTGTTAATAGGTGTTTTGTTATTACTTGGCGCATTATTTGGCGTACAACAAATAAATGAAACGCTGGGAATATCACAGCCAGAACCTCTTTTAACAGAAACGAAAGAATCAATTGAATCCAATCAAGGAGAAGGGGAAATCAAAAAAAAGAAAAGTACATTCCTAATATTCAAGCTGAACTAGCAGAAAAAAAACAAAAAGTTCAGGACTCGGAACGATTTAACTTTTTTTCAGATATGGGCAGTCAATTGGCTGAAGGGTTTAATTATGCTAGTAGAAGTTTATTGACTCAGATTATGTCGTTTGTACACAATGTGTTAAATGGAGAAGGAAATGAATAAACTATAAAATTTTGGCTGTTGAAAAGCGACTCCACCTTTCAACAGCCTTTTCTTTGATTAAGATTAATCGAGGGGAGAGACCCAAGTAGAGCCAATAATAATTAACAAAATAAATAGAACGACGATTAAGGCAAAGCCTCCTCCTGCAAACTGGGCACAATGTCCTGTAGTGGGCATTCCATATCCGTAAACAGGAGCAATATGACCAGTTCCGCAACCACAATCTCCTATTGGACCCATATGATCCATTCCATATCCGTATTGTGTCATCGGCATTGAATGCCCAGCTTCATATCCATAATCAGTCCCTGCTGCACCGGTTCCAAATGAAGCTCCAGTCATAGAGTCTCCAAAATATAACATTTAGTAAAACCACCTTTCAAGAGGATACTTTACTCTATGCAAATGCCCGTTATCGGAGATTGGGAATCAAGCCCAAATTAAAAGAAGTGAAATAAGAGTGAAACTACGAGGAATTGTTGCCTGAGTCTACTCAGATTGGTATAATCAACAATAGTGTACATTGTACGAGAATGTAGGAGTGATCAATTATGAATAAAGAACAAAGACTAGCGCGCCAGGCGAAGATTCGTAACTTTTCAATCATCGCTCATATTGACCACGGTAAATCAACACTAGCCGATCGGATATTAGAAAAAACGGGTGCATTAACGGAACGAGAAATGAAAGAACAAACGCTTGATGCTATGGACCTAGAGCGTGAACGTGGAATAACAATTAAGTTAAATGCTGTTCAGCTTACTTATAAAGCAAAAAATGGTGAAGAATATATTTTTCA
Proteins encoded:
- a CDS encoding DNA internalization-related competence protein ComEC/Rec2, whose product is MYFGILITFLIFCFTHRTFFKEKVLLVTIPFVLYYLIGLNAVEQNQTSYEEGSQNVYGVIQTIPTIDGDSMSMRLKSNTGEMIQVQSFIYHQEDQLKMKTLAPGDACMITGDLSKPLPPTNFSQFNYKQYLLNHNIIWILRPEQGGIACIQGRAELLNLFQRFRQKHMMRIVDEVDPSFSGIMNALVFGDRNNLDGDLLKAYQHLGIIHLLAVSGLHVGMLVSILFYVLIRFGLARERAMEIMIVILPVYIIFAGAAPSVIRASIMAMVVLLSMRFRKKLSPIAGISLVYLGYLAINPLTLFHLGFQLSFLISFGLIISAPTIIQKYQHPISQLIVITFLAQLLSFPLILYHTFEFSLLSLPLNLVYIPVITTVVLPLTLLAFLLSFFLPAGINLPLLVLELVYSTFHPLLLEVSDWSLATIVFGRPSVIFVAAFYGVILIGCIKWENGTRNWWVAPVTIFGLLCFWQLSSPYFNPEAKVTVIDVGQGDSILIELPFRRAVYLIDAGGTVSFTNEDWRNKRKPFDVGADIVIPTLTERGIKKLDKLVLTHGHLDHIGGAMALVDAIKVKEVLYGKGPVEGEFERDLLLRFIEKGTQIHFVEDGMSWSKGRPIFQSFPQKDKNMI
- a CDS encoding ComEC/Rec2 family competence protein, with protein sequence MFTGDLEEEGERRLLSRYPGLEVDILKAGHHGSRTSTTEIFVKQLEPQLVLISAGRQNRFGHPHPEVTDRLQEFEIPVLRTDLNGAIELRLNKEQLKVRSALNP
- a CDS encoding YqzM family protein, translating into MHFEKEVQCKRNDAIDSAVGFIIPFGFFATLFIIANIVDVFSAM
- the holA gene encoding DNA polymerase III subunit delta, which codes for MSYIAIKKEVKRGDVRPVYFMYGTQSFLMEDLLLDIIRQTVGSQDDPNVITYSLQDVLLDTAVEEAETFPFFGGKKIVIVKEFSLVTAQKQDSKLDHDVNRLLQYIASPAPESILILLTPFEKLDERKKLTKELKKRAAVVDCSPFDDKLLLQWLDAQAHAKGFTFSPGGKERLLERLGPQLLQLVSEMNKLALYVGDGGVVDQEVVDLLVARSLEQDVFALIDYAVKKQLDKALVIYHDLLKQKEEPLKLLALIARQLRIFYQVKEMGRRSYSQKDIASQLKLHPYVVKLASQQVNKFQDKQLLHLLESAADADYAIKSGKMEKTLAVELLLMRLSSLDQS
- the rpsT gene encoding 30S ribosomal protein S20 encodes the protein MPNIKSAIKRVKTTDKRRAQNISVKSALRTAIKNFETKVEAGDVEVAKAAFVEASKKLDKAANKGLIHKNAASRQKSRLAKKLNGLSA
- the gpr gene encoding GPR endopeptidase, with the translated sequence MSEELNLEQYQIRTDLAVEARQMVLEQEERKGNPVKDVSGVQVKEEEIDGVSVTRVSIDEVGAKRLGKKKGNYLTFESLGIRKKDTEIQEKMERVFAQKFHEFMVEIGIKDTDTCLVVGLGNWNVTPDALGPIAIENLLITRHLFQLAPEQVQEGFRPVSAVTPGVMGLTGIETSDVIYGIIEKTKPDFVIAIDALASRSIERVNATIQVSDTGIHPGSGVGNKRKELSQDALGIPVIAVGIPTVVDAVSITSDTIDYVLKHFGREMKEGKAPSRALAPAGMTFGEQRKLTDDDLPDETKRETIMGMVGNLPDNEKRQLIREVLAPLGHNLMVTPKEVDVFIDDMANVIATGLNAALHHSINQDNVGAYTH
- the spoIIP gene encoding stage II sporulation protein P produces the protein MKKKQFRSFTVSINRTSLKKLIVMTIIAIMALFIFTGMLTSFEPGYGLASNQVHEWATGIKGEDFVHVLGMENKYFTEALPDGSKPPSLSNIAFQVATSINPDDPRSLLGRELPGFALFDGQILVAGEGTDYTNLPVESAPPMDVIMAEREATKESLAKLEQLEKEGEQVHGSTDGKQVVHIIHSHNYESFLPELETNNPDEAHHSKINITLVGEKLSQELEKRGIGVEVEKRDIQGKLRDRGWQYNKSYDASRELVEEAMGKNGDLEFFFDLHRDSLPRDRTTVTINGEEFSRIVFVIGGNHDNYEQNFKLAEDLHNSLEEKYPGLSRGVILKQGRLTNGRFNQDLSDRAILMEFGGVGNTLEENYRSAEAVAEVFSEYYWNAQSVDGQ
- a CDS encoding YjcZ family sporulation protein, translating into MPTTGHCAQFAGGGFALIVVLFILLIIIGSTWVSPLD